A single genomic interval of bacterium harbors:
- the csx20 gene encoding CRISPR-associated protein Csx20, with translation MAKTLFLIFNHQFTAAQDQDARSSLGVDRIVPLPPDMQRLWSAIPPELPEISDYLDPIRDWILTNARPGDYVLIQGDFGACYLMARFAEEKGLVPIYSTTRREALEEPQPDGSVRLTHRFEHQMFRRYGR, from the coding sequence ATGGCTAAGACCCTCTTCCTCATCTTCAACCATCAGTTCACCGCGGCCCAGGACCAAGACGCTCGATCATCCCTTGGGGTTGACCGCATCGTACCTCTCCCCCCTGACATGCAACGGCTTTGGAGCGCCATCCCACCCGAGCTCCCCGAGATCAGCGATTACCTGGATCCCATTCGGGACTGGATCCTGACCAATGCCCGTCCGGGTGATTACGTGCTCATCCAAGGTGACTTCGGTGCCTGCTACCTCATGGCCCGGTTCGCAGAGGAGAAAGGCCTTGTCCCCATCTACTCTACGACTCGACGAGAGGCCCTGGAGGAGCCTCAGCCCGACGGCTCCGTGCGCCTGACGCACCGCTTCGAACACCAGATGTTCAGACGCTATGGGAGGTGA
- the cas2 gene encoding CRISPR-associated endonuclease Cas2 has translation MMFCVICFDIADDKVRYRVVKELKAVAHRVQKSVFECPDLQEKRFLKLKARLEKLIDLSYDTVRYYFLCQGCVARTEISGTGVLTEDESFIVV, from the coding sequence ATGATGTTTTGTGTTATATGTTTTGACATAGCAGATGACAAAGTCCGCTACAGGGTGGTCAAGGAGCTTAAGGCCGTTGCGCACAGGGTACAGAAGTCGGTCTTTGAGTGCCCGGATCTTCAGGAAAAAAGGTTTCTGAAGTTAAAGGCTCGTTTGGAGAAGCTCATAGATCTTTCCTACGATACCGTAAGATATTACTTTCTATGCCAGGGATGTGTAGCAAGGACCGAGATTTCCGGAACAGGGGTACTGACCGAAGATGAATCCTTTATTGTAGTTTGA
- a CDS encoding CRISPR-associated primase-polymerase type A1, with protein sequence MNITEISSSRPIVFLLKKAEHAFFQGDHQRAAFLLDNVRAKREASPQQWMACGRLNEMLGRPEEALSDYAQALKLVPGNTEIILRRARILLELGRVGEAKREVKATLARGVTVDQVKLFLGDLLKRPCPPNDLSPVEIDRAFYQSKGRKKTIDRFLKLFRGRPGAYARQWFDPRSGKSGYFPVLEPLTPEVVEAHLQGKITVGVYLLDQAARVCFAALDLDLGRDTIAEIMKDPGGQKSMASAMRDLMAKILKASAELGLPVAFERSGYKGVHAWYFFETPVPAWAAKTLMMRLGEAVSPPPHGIQLEVFPKQVTLSGKGYGNLIKLPLGVHRVTGKKSIFLDEKGYPVEDSLNYLMEIKTIPAELVVSLASKLGAGEKGTVVLLPGTGIPRQVEVKASRAPQSSVSNSSKEAYARILEGCAMIRYLVRKAREFKHLSFDERKVVLGVLGHLPGGQKLVHHVISRCADYDPQITGHFISRMSRSPLGCRNIRRRLFYLQHTRCSCQFNLRGKGYPTPLLLVQQEGQ encoded by the coding sequence ATGAATATAACAGAGATCTCCTCTTCTCGACCGATAGTCTTTCTCTTGAAAAAAGCTGAACATGCTTTTTTTCAAGGTGATCACCAGAGGGCTGCCTTTCTTCTGGACAATGTGAGAGCTAAAAGAGAAGCCTCTCCACAGCAGTGGATGGCGTGTGGGCGTTTGAACGAGATGTTGGGAAGACCTGAAGAAGCCTTGAGTGACTATGCCCAGGCTTTGAAACTCGTGCCGGGTAACACTGAAATAATATTGAGGCGGGCCAGGATCCTTTTGGAGTTGGGAAGGGTCGGGGAAGCCAAACGGGAGGTAAAAGCTACGCTGGCTAGAGGCGTCACAGTGGATCAGGTGAAACTCTTCCTGGGGGATCTGCTCAAGAGACCTTGCCCTCCCAATGACCTTTCCCCTGTGGAAATTGACCGGGCCTTCTATCAGAGCAAAGGGCGAAAAAAGACCATAGACAGATTCCTAAAGTTGTTCAGAGGAAGGCCTGGGGCTTATGCCAGGCAGTGGTTCGATCCCAGGAGCGGTAAATCAGGATATTTCCCTGTCTTGGAACCCCTTACACCAGAGGTTGTGGAGGCGCACCTTCAGGGCAAAATCACTGTTGGGGTCTATCTGTTGGACCAAGCGGCCAGAGTTTGCTTTGCGGCACTGGACTTGGACCTAGGAAGAGACACAATAGCCGAGATAATGAAGGATCCTGGTGGGCAAAAAAGCATGGCTTCGGCCATGAGAGATTTGATGGCAAAGATCTTAAAGGCCTCGGCCGAGCTTGGGCTTCCGGTGGCATTCGAAAGAAGCGGTTACAAGGGAGTGCACGCCTGGTATTTCTTCGAGACTCCTGTGCCGGCCTGGGCTGCAAAAACCCTCATGATGCGGCTCGGGGAAGCGGTTTCCCCACCACCGCACGGAATACAATTGGAGGTTTTTCCAAAACAGGTGACATTGTCGGGAAAAGGTTATGGAAACTTGATTAAGCTACCTTTGGGTGTTCACAGGGTCACTGGGAAGAAAAGTATTTTCTTGGACGAGAAAGGATATCCGGTGGAGGACTCTCTGAACTACCTTATGGAGATAAAAACCATACCGGCCGAACTCGTGGTCTCTTTGGCAAGCAAATTGGGCGCCGGGGAGAAAGGCACTGTTGTGCTTTTGCCAGGTACCGGCATCCCCAGGCAGGTTGAAGTGAAGGCCAGCAGAGCTCCCCAGAGCAGTGTGAGCAACAGCAGCAAGGAGGCCTACGCCAGAATATTGGAAGGCTGTGCCATGATCCGATACTTGGTTAGAAAGGCTCGCGAGTTCAAACATCTCAGTTTTGACGAGCGCAAAGTGGTCTTGGGAGTGTTAGGACACCTTCCAGGAGGTCAGAAACTTGTACACCACGTAATATCCCGTTGCGCTGATTACGACCCACAGATCACCGGACATTTCATATCTCGAATGTCCAGGTCTCCCCTCGGATGCAGGAACATAAGAAGGAGGCTTTTTTATTTACAACACACCAGATGTAGCTGCCAGTTCAATCTTCGTGGCAAGGGTTACCCTACCCCTTTGCTTCTTGTGCAACAGGAGGGGCAATGA
- the cas1 gene encoding CRISPR-associated endonuclease Cas1 — protein sequence MHTAYIVEQGCHLHKDGNRLVVRRGKEILRELLLEGLQQLVLMGNIILSPPVMDVLIKNRVDTVFLTQKGRFRGRLMTSYTKNVTLRQAQYTKLQDAEFVRRVASTIVAGKLQNMYLLLLRYNRRLRDEGIGSAAASIRALRERLEEANSLEVIRGIEGAASRNYFGVFGRLLTAEGMEFRGRNRRPPLDPVNALLSFGYTMLANLLENQINVVGLDPYLGALHETEYGRPSLVCDLMEEYRPVFTDTLVITLVNRKVIGRQDFVYRDVPDTSYQTEEELKEKRPVEMKPEVMKGFIEIFERKLETRIQDPETGNQVTYRYLVELQVRRFARLILGEVEGYVPFEWSR from the coding sequence ATGCACACGGCTTATATTGTCGAGCAGGGCTGCCATCTGCACAAAGACGGGAACAGACTGGTGGTGCGAAGAGGAAAGGAAATCCTGCGGGAGCTCCTACTGGAAGGTCTTCAGCAACTGGTGCTCATGGGGAACATAATACTCTCCCCGCCTGTCATGGATGTGCTCATCAAGAACCGGGTTGACACGGTTTTCCTAACGCAAAAGGGACGGTTCAGGGGACGTCTCATGACTTCCTACACCAAAAACGTCACACTGAGGCAGGCTCAATATACTAAATTACAGGACGCAGAGTTCGTTCGGCGGGTTGCCTCAACCATAGTAGCCGGAAAGTTGCAAAACATGTATCTCCTGCTTCTCAGGTACAATCGGAGGTTAAGGGATGAGGGCATAGGCTCTGCTGCCGCATCCATCCGAGCTTTGAGGGAGAGGCTAGAAGAGGCTAATAGCTTGGAGGTTATACGCGGTATAGAGGGTGCAGCCTCCAGAAACTACTTTGGTGTGTTTGGCCGTCTTCTCACAGCTGAGGGTATGGAGTTCAGGGGCCGTAATCGAAGACCGCCCTTGGATCCGGTAAATGCCCTTCTTTCATTTGGTTACACAATGCTGGCCAACCTGCTGGAGAACCAGATCAATGTCGTGGGACTGGATCCATATCTTGGCGCTCTTCATGAGACAGAGTACGGCCGTCCCTCCCTGGTGTGCGATCTAATGGAAGAGTACCGTCCTGTTTTCACTGACACTCTGGTTATAACCTTGGTGAATCGGAAAGTAATCGGGAGGCAGGACTTCGTATACAGAGATGTGCCAGACACTTCCTACCAGACCGAGGAAGAACTTAAAGAAAAACGCCCGGTAGAGATGAAACCCGAGGTGATGAAGGGCTTCATAGAGATCTTTGAACGAAAGCTGGAGACTCGGATCCAAGATCCTGAAACTGGCAACCAGGTAACTTATAGGTATCTGGTGGAGCTGCAAGTACGGAGGTTCGCGAGGCTCATTTTGGGAGAGGTTGAGGGCTACGTCCCTTTTGAATGGAGCAGATGA
- the csx2 gene encoding TIGR02221 family CRISPR-associated protein, producing the protein MARVYLSFLGTNDYLPCTYVFPDGTDKPQGVRFVQEATVSYTCKDWGPEDQVVIFTTETAANRNWWDNGHKDRDGKTLERKGLKRCLSELEIGARVTQVPIPEGRSKEELWKIFDIFLDLIPEGAYVVFDVTHALRSIPMLAITALYYAKVIKGATLGGVYYGAFEVLGTLEESKRIPLDKRRVPVFDLGMFAQLLDWSLALDRFLSSGDAAHACHLARNWPASPSQTQEPLRRLADSLERFSGVMSTCRGRQITEASCQLRQNLQDLATSHMPPPFRPLLERLQNRLSRFGPDSIANGVEAARWCLEHNLIQQGVTILNEVLVEHLCRISGGNPDCLDHRTLVSKAVHIHRNDTPEDQWKGVAAGNKPLTKRYLKQLNTKPNFAEVFLSLGEARNDMNHAGFRESARMPEDFSNALKESISKVEALIGRKDPPQT; encoded by the coding sequence ATGGCAAGGGTGTATCTTTCTTTCCTTGGGACCAACGATTACCTACCTTGTACTTACGTCTTCCCGGACGGAACTGACAAACCGCAGGGGGTTCGCTTTGTCCAGGAGGCAACGGTGAGCTACACCTGCAAGGATTGGGGTCCGGAAGACCAAGTGGTGATCTTCACGACAGAGACTGCGGCAAACAGAAACTGGTGGGATAATGGTCACAAGGACAGAGACGGCAAGACTCTGGAACGTAAAGGGCTAAAAAGGTGTCTTTCCGAACTCGAAATTGGAGCTAGGGTCACGCAGGTTCCGATCCCTGAAGGAAGGAGTAAAGAGGAACTCTGGAAGATCTTCGATATATTCCTGGACCTGATCCCTGAGGGCGCTTATGTGGTCTTTGACGTAACTCATGCACTGCGATCCATTCCCATGCTAGCGATTACGGCACTCTACTATGCGAAAGTCATCAAGGGTGCGACGCTTGGAGGTGTCTATTACGGTGCCTTTGAAGTGTTGGGAACTCTTGAGGAGTCGAAACGAATTCCCTTGGATAAGAGGCGGGTGCCTGTCTTTGACCTCGGGATGTTTGCTCAGCTTCTCGACTGGTCACTGGCACTGGATCGGTTCTTAAGCTCTGGAGATGCAGCGCACGCCTGCCATCTAGCACGAAATTGGCCTGCTTCACCGTCACAAACACAAGAACCGCTGAGGAGGCTGGCTGACAGCCTTGAAAGGTTCAGTGGAGTGATGTCCACGTGTCGCGGCCGCCAAATCACAGAGGCGTCATGCCAACTAAGACAAAATCTCCAAGACTTGGCCACATCTCATATGCCTCCCCCTTTCCGTCCATTACTTGAAAGGCTTCAGAACAGGCTCTCAAGATTCGGCCCTGACTCCATTGCCAATGGGGTAGAAGCCGCCAGGTGGTGTTTGGAACACAACCTCATACAGCAAGGTGTGACCATTCTTAACGAGGTCTTGGTGGAACATCTGTGTAGGATATCTGGTGGTAACCCGGATTGTCTCGATCACCGAACCCTTGTCTCAAAAGCTGTGCACATCCATCGGAACGACACGCCTGAAGACCAATGGAAGGGCGTGGCGGCAGGAAACAAGCCTTTGACAAAGCGATATCTTAAGCAATTGAATACCAAACCCAACTTTGCAGAAGTTTTCCTGAGCCTGGGTGAGGCAAGGAACGATATGAACCACGCCGGATTTAGGGAAAGTGCGCGGATGCCAGAGGACTTCTCAAATGCCCTAAAGGAGTCCATTTCGAAAGTCGAGGCCCTCATTGGCCGAAAGGATCCTCCTCAAACCTGA
- the cas6 gene encoding CRISPR system precrRNA processing endoribonuclease RAMP protein Cas6, with protein sequence MEFSLNVFGSGVKWLPFVMAAIVQGGHRGVLGTKRSRFELEFPEPPSEASDPRAWAEKGINGLRSWDAADLVGGGKPIRSIRLATPCKFKEEGRIKGRPDGRLIIDALERRIAGLHYFYGSSEEGRSESCWKKKPWLQTGAGEVRWVVLERPSKTQGQRINIGGWVGKLEVKDYNQEAGALLRLGRFIHVGKNTVVGCGKLLLDEG encoded by the coding sequence ATGGAGTTTTCTTTGAACGTTTTTGGCTCAGGGGTGAAATGGCTCCCATTTGTCATGGCTGCAATAGTCCAAGGCGGCCACAGAGGAGTCCTGGGAACTAAAAGATCCAGGTTTGAGCTGGAATTTCCCGAGCCGCCGTCAGAGGCTTCGGATCCTAGGGCTTGGGCGGAGAAGGGAATAAATGGCCTCAGGAGCTGGGATGCCGCTGATCTAGTCGGTGGGGGCAAACCAATAAGGAGCATCCGTCTGGCCACTCCTTGCAAATTCAAGGAGGAAGGAAGGATCAAAGGCCGCCCGGATGGCAGGCTCATAATAGATGCCCTTGAGAGGAGGATAGCAGGTCTCCATTATTTTTACGGTAGCTCTGAAGAGGGCAGAAGTGAGTCCTGCTGGAAGAAGAAGCCCTGGCTTCAAACAGGGGCCGGTGAGGTGCGATGGGTTGTTCTGGAAAGACCCTCTAAGACTCAAGGGCAGAGGATCAACATTGGTGGATGGGTCGGCAAACTGGAGGTCAAGGATTACAACCAGGAGGCTGGGGCATTGCTTAGACTGGGAAGGTTCATTCATGTGGGAAAGAACACGGTTGTAGGCTGTGGAAAGCTGTTGCTGGACGAAGGGTGA
- the cas6 gene encoding CRISPR system precrRNA processing endoribonuclease RAMP protein Cas6, translated as MLLYARLRFRAQWLEEERRIRSPLHWRDDLEMALKKVACILPRQECGECFLLQKCIYTGLFKPDLRGVQGDWGGTQIPLPFSLLLPQQSNGSGKFELELTLLDPWVDRLPYWLFALNLMGKNKAHPFKIILGEEWTGKEWKAFYDGEQDALERAVLPRRPEPLVLKGVTKLRWIRPGRIFSLGRPQTKLSFRGLVEALCRRAKLLDKYYGKGEPLSFQGLLEMASKVASDSLGLRWVERHHCSRRQNTTVALSGLLGEMLLEGDLQPFGELLALGRDLGVGKGTALGLGRYEIISAEGQHM; from the coding sequence ATGTTACTTTATGCAAGGCTCAGGTTCAGGGCACAGTGGTTGGAAGAGGAAAGACGCATCAGATCACCCCTTCATTGGAGGGATGATCTGGAAATGGCCCTGAAAAAGGTTGCCTGCATCCTTCCAAGGCAGGAATGCGGCGAATGCTTCTTGTTACAGAAGTGTATTTATACGGGCTTGTTTAAACCAGATTTGAGAGGCGTCCAGGGAGATTGGGGAGGCACTCAGATTCCTTTGCCTTTCTCGCTTTTGCTCCCGCAGCAAAGTAATGGATCAGGGAAGTTCGAGCTAGAGCTAACACTTCTCGATCCCTGGGTGGACAGATTGCCTTACTGGCTTTTTGCCTTGAATCTGATGGGTAAGAACAAAGCTCATCCTTTCAAGATAATATTAGGAGAGGAATGGACCGGGAAGGAATGGAAGGCATTTTATGATGGAGAGCAGGATGCATTGGAGAGAGCGGTCTTGCCTAGACGTCCAGAGCCACTGGTATTGAAAGGGGTTACAAAGCTGAGGTGGATAAGGCCGGGGAGAATCTTCAGCCTGGGCAGGCCTCAGACGAAACTGAGCTTCAGGGGGCTCGTGGAAGCCCTTTGCCGAAGGGCCAAATTACTGGACAAATATTATGGAAAAGGAGAACCCCTTTCCTTCCAAGGACTCTTGGAAATGGCTTCAAAGGTAGCGTCTGATTCTTTGGGACTTAGATGGGTTGAGCGGCATCACTGCTCCAGAAGACAGAATACTACGGTCGCTCTAAGCGGCTTGCTGGGAGAAATGCTTCTTGAGGGTGATTTGCAGCCCTTTGGGGAGCTTTTGGCACTGGGAAGGGATCTGGGGGTAGGGAAGGGGACGGCACTGGGGCTGGGGCGCTATGAGATCATCTCAGCAGAAGGCCAGCACATGTGA
- a CDS encoding tetratricopeptide repeat protein — protein sequence MAEPARPHLKLVTPEDTSPPPVTPGEILHHMQLMKARCAWEEIIRTFHPLNEKFPDLLQCSERSLIMQDIAFALSQSKRFSEAIQVLLECHELDPQSYHVASALGFNFYDALMCEKAREIRLGEEKTRYVEEAERWLGVAETLYPKNVVDFYRHGMLYHHILERKDHKACPLFEKAIANWESLSREEQERRHKDQKNYIKALYHLAKARMRLGRYAEAEQAVRQCIDNDQKTQYEEPVYKFYLLGRILLEAGKEEEALGHLKTAAHTPTKRPKDYVFYTLAVCLVRLERWEEALECLGNIPPRFLKPHMKRLAGWIHYRLGHAEKAASCLEQALSEDRKGCHLTLVVMGRIFEDLENWAQAINCFRRANEFKRKEFLTDHEEALLGEGRCLLKTGDTEKASEVLRRVILLNERNQEARALLKEITGENEPPWGKASGEIPF from the coding sequence ATGGCCGAGCCAGCAAGACCTCACCTTAAGCTGGTCACCCCCGAGGACACCTCCCCTCCTCCTGTCACCCCTGGGGAGATCCTCCACCACATGCAGCTCATGAAGGCCAGGTGTGCCTGGGAGGAAATCATCAGGACCTTTCACCCTCTGAATGAAAAATTCCCCGACCTCCTCCAATGTTCTGAAAGATCTCTCATCATGCAAGACATAGCCTTTGCACTTTCCCAGAGCAAAAGGTTCTCCGAGGCAATCCAAGTTCTTCTTGAGTGCCACGAACTGGACCCCCAGAGTTATCATGTGGCCTCTGCTCTGGGTTTCAATTTTTATGATGCACTCATGTGTGAAAAGGCAAGGGAAATCCGGCTGGGAGAGGAAAAGACCCGCTATGTTGAGGAAGCTGAGCGGTGGCTCGGGGTGGCAGAAACGCTCTATCCAAAAAACGTTGTAGATTTTTACCGTCATGGGATGCTCTATCACCACATCCTGGAACGGAAGGACCACAAGGCTTGCCCTCTTTTCGAGAAGGCCATCGCCAATTGGGAATCCCTCTCCAGGGAGGAGCAGGAGCGTCGCCACAAGGACCAGAAGAACTATATCAAAGCCCTGTACCACCTTGCCAAGGCTCGAATGCGCTTAGGTCGCTATGCTGAAGCCGAACAGGCTGTACGCCAGTGTATAGATAATGACCAGAAGACTCAATACGAGGAGCCTGTGTACAAGTTCTATCTCTTGGGAAGGATACTTCTGGAGGCGGGCAAAGAGGAAGAGGCCTTGGGACATCTCAAAACAGCAGCCCACACGCCAACAAAAAGGCCCAAAGATTACGTTTTCTACACTTTGGCTGTTTGCCTTGTGAGGCTGGAAAGGTGGGAGGAGGCTTTGGAGTGCCTGGGTAATATCCCACCTCGTTTTCTTAAGCCGCACATGAAAAGGCTGGCGGGTTGGATTCACTATAGGCTTGGCCACGCGGAAAAGGCCGCTTCTTGTTTGGAACAGGCCTTAAGTGAAGACAGAAAAGGTTGCCACCTCACCCTGGTGGTAATGGGAAGAATCTTCGAAGATCTGGAAAATTGGGCACAAGCCATCAATTGCTTTCGCAGGGCTAACGAGTTCAAGCGAAAGGAGTTTTTAACAGACCATGAAGAAGCTCTCTTAGGTGAGGGCCGTTGTTTGCTTAAGACAGGAGACACGGAGAAAGCCTCCGAGGTTCTTCGGAGGGTCATTCTCTTGAATGAGAGGAACCAAGAGGCTCGAGCATTGCTTAAGGAGATAACAGGTGAAAATGAGCCTCCTTGGGGCAAAGCCAGTGGAGAAATACCGTTTTAA